CTTCCGCAGTAGATGCTATTGGTTTGAATTTACCCTTATTTAAGGTAATGAGATTACGCATAGCGACTGTACAATTTTGATTTACCGCCCCAACGCTTTAATATAAGAACTTTCCTTACGTGCTCATTAATGATGAACACTACGCACTTGCACAGTGTCTTGTTAGGCATCgcattttattattattctggaaaaaaaatctaaaaattTGATCATCGCGTTATACGTCCTCCAGCTTCTTAAGCAACAGCTCTTTCAACTGAGGTATTTCTGTCTTCTGTAGTTCGTCGATCCTTTGAGCATAATAATGGTTGGCCAGCGTCACCACGGTTGTTGGTTCGTCTGTTTCTGATGACTGCTCAGCTTTGGGGATTTCTTCTGCAAAAATATCCGTTACCATTGTCTTGAGACCTCTCAGGGATATGTCACGGTAGTATTGGGGACCATACAATTGGACCAACTTGTGCGTCTTGAATTCTGTGAGTATGTCATTATCGATGATGGGTTCCATTAGCAGCTCTTGCAGATTAAGTGTCTTGTCCCGATGTGCTAGAATTTGTTGCCGCCGTAAAATTATTTGCAGCAGCAATAGCACGATGTTTGAAGGGCAATCCATGGTAGGAGCGTCGATTTCCTGCCTGTAGTTGAATTAGCTAATAAACGCTTGTGGATATAAGCGCAAAAGTGAGATTAAACTGGGACTTGATGTAGTGCTACGTCCCCTTCGTTTGTTTTAAATTGCGTTTCCCGCCATGttcgaaaaagaacaaaacacGAGAAGAGAGTTGATAAATAAACGGAAGGAGACATCTGTCGATGCAACTAGACCACTTTACTCAGGCTGCGAGAAGAGTTGAAGTATGGATAAATCAATTGCCAAGGGTTTAAGTGACAAGTTATACGAAAAACGGAAGGCTGCTGCCTTGGAGCTGGAGAAACTGGTCAAACAATGCGTCCTAGAAGGTGACTATGATCGTATTGATAAGATAATAGATGAACTGTGCAGGGACTATGCATACGCATTGCACCAGCCCATGGCCAGAAATGCAGGACTAATGGGACTCGCTGCGACGGCAATTGCACTGGGCATAAATGATGTCGGCCGCTACTTAAGAAA
This genomic window from Saccharomyces kudriavzevii IFO 1802 strain IFO1802 genome assembly, chromosome: 12 contains:
- the SWC7 gene encoding Swc7p (similar to Saccharomyces cerevisiae SWC7 (YLR385C); ancestral locus Anc_4.241), which encodes MDCPSNIVLLLLQIILRRQQILAHRDKTLNLQELLMEPIIDNDILTEFKTHKLVQLYGPQYYRDISLRGLKTMVTDIFAEEIPKAEQSSETDEPTTVVTLANHYYAQRIDELQKTEIPQLKELLLKKLEDV